The stretch of DNA TTTCTCTTTATACAACGGATAACTACAAGATAGCCGCTATCGAGCAACTAAAAAGATATGCAGACACTATGGACATTCCGTTTTATCCAGTAAAGGACGTTAAGCGTTTACAGGAACAATTATTAAGAGATGGCTCAGAATTGATTTTGGTTGACACGCCTGGTTATAATCATAAAAATCAAGACTTCAACCATAAAATGAAACAATATCGAGAAGCATTTGGAGAAAAAGACCAAATTGAAAATATCTTAGTCTTACCTGCGACTTCCTCCTATAGCAATTTGAGGTCAGTTATGAATGCTTATGAAACTCTCGGATATAAGAGAATAATATTGACAAAAATTGATGAAGCAGATTATGTAAGTCCTGTACTAGAGTTAGCTGATTCAAATAGCAAAGCATTTTCTTATTTCAGTTTAGGGCAAGAAGTTCCTTTTGATATTGTTTCGGCGAGCAAAAAAGTTTTCTCAGAAATAGTAGTAAATCCAGACAAAATAAAAGAATTAAGAGGGGATACAGTAGCTACAAGCTAACTCTCCTCGAAGGAAATGATGGAGACAGAGCAACCTCTTAACACAGAAAGCAAAAGTAGCTCAAATTTGGAGTCTCAGGCGAACAATGGATTTGCCAACAAAGTTATTGCCATTTCTTCAGGGAAGGGTGGTGTAGGGAAAACTGTTTTTACAGTCAATCTTGCCGTTTCTCTTGCTAAAGCTGGGAAGAAAGTCTTAATCATCGATGGTGATCTTGGATTAGGAAACGTAAACGTTTTGCTTGGTTTTTTACCTAAATTTAATTTGTATCACGTTATGAAAGGGCATCGCTCTATACGAGATATTGTCTTCCATGCACCAGAAGGTGTTGATGTGATTCCCGGAGCAAATGGCTATGCCCAATTTGCAAATTTAGATGATAAAGGTCGTAATCAATTAATTCGTAGCTTTTCAGAATTGGATGGATACGATTATATTTTAATAGATACAGGTGCAGGAATCGGTTCAAATACCC from Leptospiraceae bacterium encodes:
- a CDS encoding MinD/ParA family protein produces the protein METEQPLNTESKSSSNLESQANNGFANKVIAISSGKGGVGKTVFTVNLAVSLAKAGKKVLIIDGDLGLGNVNVLLGFLPKFNLYHVMKGHRSIRDIVFHAPEGVDVIPGANGYAQFANLDDKGRNQLIRSFSELDGYDYILIDTGAGIGSNTLGFSLYANEVILVIAPDPSSVTDSYGLIKSLISIDKNKKISFIVNRIRSEQEGKKVVKRITEISYKFLGIKPKNVGFLFHDEEIERSVRKQKPFLLTAPKCKAAENLYEITGAIANIPIDPYQTQPKMMAFFRKFLHSLIPDT